A single genomic interval of Ketobacter sp. MCCC 1A13808 harbors:
- a CDS encoding YciI family protein produces MKYLALVYYNESKMSEMSQPEWDALNRECMACVEGLQNSGHYVAGNPLFPTHTATTVRVRDNKVSTMDGPFAETKEQLAGYYLLDARDLNEAIQLAGKIPPARYGSIEIRPVRELRENDND; encoded by the coding sequence GTGAAATACTTAGCTTTGGTTTACTACAATGAAAGCAAAATGAGTGAAATGAGCCAACCGGAGTGGGATGCCCTGAACCGTGAATGCATGGCCTGTGTAGAAGGCCTGCAAAATAGCGGGCATTATGTTGCCGGCAACCCGCTATTCCCCACCCATACTGCAACCACAGTACGGGTGCGCGACAACAAAGTCAGCACTATGGACGGCCCTTTTGCAGAAACCAAAGAACAGCTGGCAGGCTATTATTTATTAGACGCAAGAGATCTTAACGAGGCAATTCAGTTAGCGGGAAAAATCCCTCCGGCACGGTATGGCAGCATTGAAATACGCCCCGTGAGAGAGCTGCGGGAAAACGATAATGACTGA
- a CDS encoding response regulator codes for MNQNSSAVANSATKLFIAEDDLDDQLLIREALQESGVSESDIVFAADGMELLELLQSHDFNPALIILDLNMPKMDGREVLREIKNSDQFCHIPVVIFTTSSNQDDVSFAYRSGGNTFFTKPALFDELVETMKTITKYWFEKAVLPN; via the coding sequence ATGAATCAGAATTCCTCAGCCGTGGCGAATTCCGCTACGAAGCTTTTTATTGCTGAAGATGATCTGGATGATCAACTTTTAATTCGCGAAGCACTGCAGGAGAGCGGTGTATCTGAAAGCGATATCGTTTTTGCAGCCGATGGAATGGAGTTGTTGGAATTGCTGCAATCCCATGACTTCAATCCGGCGTTAATTATTCTGGATCTGAATATGCCGAAAATGGATGGTCGGGAAGTGCTTAGGGAAATAAAAAATTCCGACCAGTTTTGTCACATCCCTGTGGTTATTTTTACTACATCCAGTAATCAGGACGATGTTAGCTTCGCCTATCGTTCTGGCGGAAATACTTTTTTTACCAAACCTGCATTGTTCGATGAATTAGTAGAAACTATGAAAACCATCACCAAGTATTGGTTTGAAAAAGCCGTATTACCGAATTAA
- a CDS encoding flavin-containing monooxygenase yields MKVFDVLIIGAGISGIGTGIRLLENNFSNFVILEKATDLGGTWRDNTYPGCECDVPSALYSYSFAQNPRWSRTFAGQSEILDYVRNTAEYFGIGQYIEYQQPVERAQWCEEQCLWVVRTADKTYHSRTLVTCSGYLHEPIVPDIPGLDSFSGTLFHSSRWRHDHSLNAERVAVIGTGASAIQFVPEIQPLVKQLSVFQRTPQWVLPKPNRQVTQTEKKLFGNSLLINAWRSVLFGGFETFGIGFRQPVLLQQIQKLAQLHLRVKVPDAELREKLTPDYTLGCKRVLMSNDYYPAVSQSNVSLHSGAVTQIRGSTVIAEDGSETDVDTIIMGTGFYVTEPPIAEKIFDGVGCSLSEVWQHKMQAYRGTTISGFPNAFMVLGPNLGIGHNSAFIVIEAQITYIMSALNAMRENAFTRMDVDAAVQQNYNLKVQKHLHGTVWNSGGCSSYYLDKNGFNSVGFPWSSFKMQQLLNRFDIENYHCVTLEQ; encoded by the coding sequence ATGAAGGTATTCGATGTATTGATCATCGGCGCAGGTATTAGTGGTATCGGAACCGGGATACGATTGCTTGAAAATAATTTCAGTAATTTTGTGATTCTGGAAAAAGCAACTGATCTGGGTGGCACCTGGCGGGATAATACCTATCCCGGGTGTGAATGTGATGTGCCATCGGCATTGTATTCGTATTCATTTGCGCAGAATCCGCGTTGGTCCCGCACCTTTGCAGGACAGAGTGAAATTCTTGATTACGTGCGTAATACGGCAGAGTATTTTGGCATAGGTCAATACATCGAATATCAACAGCCGGTAGAGCGTGCGCAGTGGTGTGAAGAGCAATGCCTTTGGGTCGTACGCACGGCAGACAAAACCTATCATTCCCGCACTTTAGTTACCTGCAGCGGGTATTTACATGAACCTATAGTGCCCGATATTCCGGGGCTGGATTCCTTCTCCGGAACCTTGTTTCATTCCTCCCGTTGGCGTCATGACCACTCGTTAAATGCCGAACGTGTTGCGGTAATAGGAACCGGCGCCTCGGCTATTCAGTTTGTGCCGGAAATTCAGCCGCTGGTAAAACAGCTTTCGGTTTTTCAAAGAACACCGCAATGGGTTTTACCAAAGCCTAATCGTCAGGTGACACAAACTGAGAAAAAGCTGTTTGGCAATTCCCTCCTAATCAATGCGTGGCGTAGTGTTTTATTCGGTGGATTTGAAACTTTCGGTATCGGTTTCCGGCAACCGGTTCTGTTGCAACAGATCCAGAAACTGGCGCAATTGCATTTGCGTGTAAAGGTGCCGGATGCGGAATTAAGGGAAAAACTGACACCCGATTATACGCTGGGTTGCAAGCGGGTGTTGATGTCTAATGACTATTACCCGGCTGTAAGCCAAAGCAATGTTTCGCTACATTCCGGCGCAGTAACACAAATCCGTGGCTCCACTGTAATTGCAGAGGACGGCAGTGAAACCGATGTAGATACCATCATAATGGGCACGGGATTTTATGTCACAGAACCCCCAATTGCGGAAAAGATATTTGATGGTGTGGGCTGTTCGTTGTCTGAGGTATGGCAGCACAAGATGCAGGCTTATCGCGGCACGACCATTAGCGGATTTCCTAATGCTTTTATGGTGCTCGGCCCCAATCTGGGGATAGGTCATAACTCCGCATTTATTGTTATTGAAGCACAGATTACCTACATCATGAGTGCTCTGAACGCCATGCGTGAAAATGCCTTTACGCGTATGGATGTTGATGCAGCCGTGCAACAAAACTACAACCTGAAAGTACAGAAACATTTACATGGGACGGTATGGAATAGCGGTGGTTGTTCCAGCTATTATCTGGATAAAAACGGCTTTAATAGTGTCGGATTTCCCTGGAGCAGTTTTAAAATGCAACAACTCCTGAATCGCTTTGATATAGAGAATTATCATTGCGTTACCTTAGAACAATAG
- a CDS encoding SRPBCC family protein, with amino-acid sequence MAQQIVAVQRYRKPVSEVFSFFADHQNLSELFPVPVKRIKSGQGDVNGVGSVRRIGPWPLGVEETVTAIETDRSIHYRISRNGGPITHHRGKLEFSETSEGSMVNWTIEIDSPIPLVAPIVKTVLGNVVRRGMKKIA; translated from the coding sequence ATGGCACAACAAATCGTCGCGGTACAGCGTTACCGCAAACCTGTTTCTGAAGTGTTCAGCTTTTTCGCGGACCATCAGAATCTGAGTGAGCTATTTCCGGTTCCGGTAAAGCGGATCAAGTCTGGCCAGGGGGATGTAAACGGAGTGGGCTCTGTGCGCAGGATCGGGCCCTGGCCTTTAGGGGTAGAAGAAACCGTAACTGCGATAGAAACCGATCGCAGCATCCACTACCGCATCAGCCGTAATGGCGGCCCTATTACCCATCACCGCGGTAAGCTGGAGTTCAGTGAAACCAGTGAGGGATCAATGGTGAACTGGACTATTGAAATTGATTCACCGATTCCTCTGGTGGCCCCTATTGTTAAAACCGTATTGGGTAACGTGGTCCGGCGTGGCATGAAAAAAATAGCATGA
- a CDS encoding AraC family transcriptional regulator, translating to MHDPLHIHQPTLPVAYPQLVLEIVSERGFNPSQVLKLAQLPADILANTGGRITPMQYTQITACAAQLLNDQGLGMEVGLRMRPTAHGFLGYAVMTCANLHEALLLSLRFMRLRQRHIQTAYTREQGTTVITLRESHDFGPVRHFFLEGMLIGMARSSQFLLNTDSLFGELWFDYPQPDYFERYQDRLPCVKFEMPSVQLRTPSCYLDQPLRMADAIASRQAVQQCERELAEIGNEEDFLTNLRELLRDQIDTGPGLDRVAASLFISGRTLKRRLHANGTSFQRLLDDVRFGESKRLMRNPALSLQQIAFRLGYGDPANFTRAFRKWAGCSPSEFRARLRF from the coding sequence ATGCATGACCCCCTCCACATTCACCAACCCACACTGCCGGTTGCCTACCCTCAACTGGTTCTGGAGATTGTGTCGGAACGAGGCTTCAACCCTTCGCAGGTGTTAAAACTGGCACAATTACCCGCAGATATCCTTGCCAACACCGGCGGCCGCATCACTCCGATGCAATACACCCAGATTACAGCCTGCGCAGCGCAGCTACTGAATGACCAGGGATTGGGGATGGAAGTCGGACTCAGAATGCGCCCCACCGCCCATGGTTTTCTCGGTTATGCCGTTATGACCTGTGCCAACCTGCACGAAGCCCTTTTACTTAGCCTCCGCTTTATGCGACTGCGGCAACGTCATATCCAGACTGCCTATACCCGTGAGCAGGGCACCACTGTTATTACCTTGCGTGAAAGCCATGATTTCGGGCCGGTACGGCATTTTTTTCTTGAGGGGATGCTGATCGGCATGGCGCGATCCAGCCAGTTTTTGCTGAATACAGATTCACTGTTCGGGGAGTTATGGTTCGACTATCCACAACCGGATTATTTTGAGCGTTACCAGGATCGCCTGCCATGTGTGAAGTTTGAGATGCCATCAGTGCAACTGCGCACGCCATCGTGCTATCTGGACCAACCACTCAGAATGGCGGATGCGATTGCATCACGTCAGGCGGTACAACAATGCGAGCGAGAATTGGCAGAAATCGGCAACGAAGAGGATTTTTTAACGAACCTGCGGGAATTGCTACGGGATCAGATTGACACCGGGCCAGGCCTGGACAGGGTGGCAGCGAGTTTATTCATATCCGGCCGAACTCTCAAACGCCGCCTGCACGCCAACGGGACTTCGTTTCAGCGTTTACTGGATGATGTACGTTTCGGAGAAAGTAAACGCCTGATGCGCAATCCGGCGCTGTCGTTACAGCAGATTGCGTTTCGACTGGGTTATGGGGATCCAGCCAATTTTACCCGGGCATTCCGTAAGTGGGCAGGTTGTTCGCCCAGTGAATTCCGGGCGCGATTGCGATTCTAA
- a CDS encoding Na/Pi symporter, whose translation MTATTTHTTQAATPDKGLPQTSTGPGWIKWLQVAGLIYLLLVAVSLIGSGFKLSAGEQAKELFAFASNPVAGLVVGTLATALIQSSSTVTSIIVGLVAGGLPVSIAIPMVMGANIGTTITNTIVSLGHVRKGDEFRRAFAAATVHDFFNLLSVAIFLPLEIMFGFLEKMGASLANLLVGGDPMDMGGLDFIKPIVKPPVKFLESSVLGGLPDMATGIAMAVLGIVTIFIVITLIGKLLKSLMVGKAKDILHSAVGRGPVSGITSGTVITVLVQSSSTTTSLIVPLAGSGVFSLRQIYPFTLGANIGTCITALLAATAVAGPNAIFALQIALIHLIYNFLGVVLIYGIPFLRDIPLWAADKLAEATMKSKLYVVGYVLIVFFIAPLVLIGGSNLLGV comes from the coding sequence ATGACAGCAACCACGACACACACAACACAAGCTGCGACACCAGACAAAGGATTACCTCAGACTTCCACCGGTCCTGGTTGGATTAAATGGCTGCAGGTTGCCGGACTGATTTACTTGTTGCTGGTTGCGGTTTCATTAATCGGCAGTGGTTTCAAACTCTCAGCAGGGGAGCAGGCTAAAGAACTGTTTGCTTTTGCGAGCAATCCCGTTGCCGGTTTGGTGGTCGGTACTCTTGCCACCGCACTTATTCAGTCTTCCAGTACGGTTACGTCTATTATTGTTGGCCTTGTTGCCGGTGGCTTGCCGGTGAGTATCGCCATTCCCATGGTGATGGGCGCGAATATCGGAACCACCATTACCAATACAATCGTCAGCCTTGGTCATGTACGCAAGGGAGACGAATTTCGCCGGGCATTTGCTGCGGCAACGGTACACGACTTTTTTAATTTGCTCAGTGTCGCAATCTTTCTGCCCCTGGAGATTATGTTCGGCTTTCTTGAAAAGATGGGGGCTAGCCTCGCAAACTTGTTAGTGGGGGGCGACCCGATGGACATGGGCGGCTTGGATTTTATTAAGCCTATTGTAAAACCTCCGGTGAAGTTCTTAGAAAGCAGTGTGCTGGGAGGCTTGCCTGATATGGCCACAGGCATTGCCATGGCTGTGCTCGGAATTGTGACTATTTTCATCGTAATTACACTTATCGGCAAATTACTAAAATCGTTAATGGTGGGTAAAGCCAAAGACATTTTACATTCGGCCGTCGGTCGTGGCCCGGTGTCCGGTATTACTTCCGGTACCGTGATCACGGTGCTGGTTCAATCCAGCTCAACGACCACCAGTTTGATTGTGCCTCTGGCAGGGAGCGGAGTATTTTCCCTGCGGCAGATTTATCCATTTACTCTTGGTGCCAACATCGGAACCTGCATTACTGCGCTATTGGCGGCGACTGCAGTGGCTGGCCCTAATGCGATCTTTGCATTGCAAATTGCATTAATACACTTGATCTATAACTTCCTGGGTGTGGTGTTGATTTACGGTATCCCGTTTCTGAGGGATATTCCGCTCTGGGCTGCCGATAAGCTGGCTGAAGCCACCATGAAGAGCAAATTGTATGTAGTTGGCTATGTCTTGATTGTGTTTTTTATAGCGCCTTTAGTTTTGATTGGCGGGAGTAATCTTCTGGGGGTCTGA
- a CDS encoding gamma-glutamylcyclotransferase family protein: MTEETLHYFAYGSNLSVKRLQKRVPGATPLGVYFLPEHQLLFHKQGKDGSAKCDAAHTGNPTDLVYGVLYTIPRREKPFLDLAEGLGVGYQSRDVTIFDADQQPQTAMTYYAILINRRMAPYSWYKSHVLTGAREAGRPAEYIEKIQQIEAVEDQDYEREMLERSIYLPV; this comes from the coding sequence ATGACCGAAGAAACTCTTCACTATTTCGCCTACGGCTCCAATTTATCCGTGAAACGATTGCAAAAAAGAGTTCCCGGAGCCACTCCCCTGGGTGTTTACTTCTTACCTGAGCACCAGCTCCTGTTTCATAAACAGGGCAAAGACGGTTCCGCCAAATGCGACGCCGCTCATACCGGAAACCCCACTGACCTGGTCTACGGTGTACTCTATACAATCCCCCGCCGGGAAAAACCGTTCCTGGATCTCGCAGAAGGACTCGGCGTGGGCTATCAAAGCCGGGATGTCACCATATTTGACGCTGATCAGCAACCTCAAACCGCCATGACTTACTACGCCATTTTGATTAACCGCAGAATGGCGCCATATAGTTGGTATAAAAGCCATGTTTTGACAGGAGCCAGAGAAGCCGGCCGGCCTGCTGAATACATTGAAAAAATCCAGCAAATAGAAGCAGTTGAAGATCAGGACTATGAACGGGAAATGCTGGAACGGAGCATTTACCTGCCCGTTTGA
- a CDS encoding ArsR/SmtB family transcription factor, which yields MNADAQSTVLNKLVPDNLTSLALLCKGCGDPLRLEVLRTLKTASFGVLELCDIFDIKQPAMSHHLKVLTKAGAITPRREGNSIFYRRVLADTATPLGQLLASLYASIDQVPLALTTADNIHRIKQEREEVSREFFDRHADQFREQQELIALFDQYAGNVKDMLLQTDPQKDHSALEIGPGEGAFLPTLSQLFGTVTAIDISKEMLEKAEALRQQHQLDNVTLLCADTEDAVQQAKQFDRIVCNMVLHHVPSPADVFEDCTRLLKSGGTLVVADLCHHDQDWAKQSCGDLWLGFDPEELTDWAQEAGLDSKDSLYLGLRNGFQIQIRRFDKL from the coding sequence ATGAATGCCGATGCCCAATCCACAGTGCTGAACAAGCTAGTTCCTGACAACCTGACGTCCCTTGCCCTACTCTGCAAAGGCTGCGGCGACCCGTTGCGCCTGGAAGTTTTACGCACCCTGAAAACCGCCTCTTTTGGTGTACTGGAACTGTGTGACATTTTCGATATCAAGCAACCGGCCATGAGTCATCATCTGAAAGTCCTTACCAAAGCCGGGGCCATCACCCCCCGAAGGGAAGGCAACTCCATTTTTTATCGCCGGGTTTTAGCCGATACCGCTACACCGCTGGGGCAATTGTTAGCGTCACTGTACGCAAGCATCGATCAGGTACCGCTAGCATTGACCACCGCCGACAATATTCACCGCATAAAGCAAGAGCGCGAAGAAGTTTCCAGGGAATTTTTTGACCGTCATGCGGACCAATTCCGTGAGCAACAGGAATTGATTGCTCTGTTCGATCAATACGCCGGCAACGTCAAAGACATGCTGCTGCAAACCGATCCGCAAAAGGATCACAGCGCGCTGGAGATCGGACCCGGCGAAGGTGCATTCCTACCCACGCTGTCACAACTGTTCGGAACCGTCACCGCCATCGACATTTCCAAAGAGATGTTAGAAAAGGCAGAAGCATTACGGCAGCAACATCAACTGGATAACGTTACGCTACTGTGTGCCGATACCGAAGATGCCGTGCAGCAGGCCAAACAGTTTGATCGCATCGTCTGCAATATGGTTTTACATCACGTACCGTCGCCGGCTGATGTTTTTGAAGATTGCACCCGGTTATTAAAAAGTGGCGGCACATTAGTGGTGGCGGATTTATGTCACCACGATCAGGATTGGGCAAAACAAAGCTGCGGTGATTTGTGGCTGGGTTTTGACCCTGAAGAGTTAACCGATTGGGCGCAAGAAGCCGGATTGGACAGCAAGGACAGTCTCTATCTGGGACTACGAAACGGGTTTCAGATTCAGATCAGACGTTTCGACAAACTTTAA
- the metK gene encoding methionine adenosyltransferase, giving the protein MSEYSIFTSESVSEGHPDKMADQISDAVLDAIIKDDPHARVAVETMVKTGMAVIAGEVRTNTYVDLEDIVRNVILDIGYNSSDVGFDGASCAVLNAIGKQSADIAVGVDEAEDKDLGAGDQGLMFGYATNETDVLMPAAIHYSHRLVQRQAYLRKNKILSWLRPDAKSQVTLRYENGKPVAVDAVVLSTQHDEGVKLADLREAIMEELIKNVLPAEWLHKDTQYHINPTGQFIIGGPVGDCGLTGRKIIVDTYGGAARHGGGAFSGKDPSKVDRSAAYAGRYVAKNIVAAGLADRCEIQVSYAIGVAEPTSISINTFGTNKVSEEQIAGLVREHFDLRPRGVIEMLDLRRPIYRATAAYGHFGREEAEFTWEKTDKAAILRDAANI; this is encoded by the coding sequence ATGAGCGAATACTCCATTTTCACATCAGAATCGGTCTCTGAAGGCCATCCCGATAAAATGGCAGACCAGATATCAGACGCTGTGCTGGATGCCATTATTAAAGACGATCCGCACGCCCGTGTGGCGGTGGAAACTATGGTTAAAACCGGTATGGCCGTTATCGCCGGAGAGGTTCGCACCAACACCTACGTCGATCTGGAAGACATCGTACGTAACGTAATTCTGGACATCGGTTATAACAGTTCTGATGTCGGATTTGATGGTGCCTCTTGTGCCGTTCTAAATGCTATCGGCAAACAATCTGCCGACATTGCAGTGGGCGTCGACGAAGCCGAAGACAAAGACCTGGGTGCAGGTGATCAGGGTTTAATGTTCGGATACGCCACCAATGAAACAGACGTACTGATGCCGGCAGCGATACATTATTCACATCGTTTAGTTCAGCGTCAGGCCTATTTACGTAAAAACAAAATTTTATCCTGGCTGCGTCCGGACGCCAAAAGCCAGGTCACACTGCGCTACGAAAATGGCAAGCCTGTTGCTGTAGATGCGGTCGTTCTGTCTACCCAACATGATGAAGGTGTAAAGCTGGCCGATCTGCGCGAAGCCATTATGGAAGAACTGATCAAAAACGTACTTCCGGCTGAGTGGCTGCACAAGGATACTCAATATCACATCAATCCGACCGGCCAGTTTATTATCGGCGGGCCTGTAGGTGATTGTGGTCTGACCGGCCGTAAAATTATCGTCGACACTTACGGCGGCGCGGCGCGTCATGGTGGTGGTGCGTTCTCTGGTAAAGATCCTTCCAAAGTGGATCGCTCTGCTGCTTATGCCGGCCGCTATGTTGCAAAAAACATTGTCGCGGCAGGTCTGGCCGACCGATGCGAAATTCAGGTTTCTTATGCCATTGGTGTAGCTGAACCGACTTCAATTTCAATCAATACGTTCGGCACCAACAAAGTCAGCGAAGAACAGATCGCCGGCCTGGTACGTGAACACTTTGACCTGCGCCCGCGCGGTGTTATTGAAATGCTGGATCTGCGCCGACCTATTTATCGTGCCACTGCAGCCTATGGTCACTTTGGCCGTGAAGAAGCAGAGTTCACTTGGGAAAAGACCGACAAAGCAGCCATTTTGCGCGACGCTGCCAATATTTAA
- the ahcY gene encoding adenosylhomocysteinase, translating to MNAVLENNFSDYKVADISQADYGRREIEIAEGEMPALMALRTKYKAEQPLKGAKIMGCIHMTIQTAVLIETLIELGADVRWSSCNIFSTQDHAAAAVAAAGIPVFAWKGETEEEFWWCIEQTVLSEGKEWDANMILDDGGDLTLLLHDKYPHMLDRIHGISEETTTGVHRLLEMLEKGTLKVPAINVNDAVTKSKNDNKYGCRHSLSDAIKRGTDHLLSGKKALVIGYGDVGKGSAASLRQEGMIVRVTEIDPICAMQACMDGFEVLSPYNDGINDGSENCINTALLQNTDLVVTTTGNVNVCDANMLKGLKNGAVVCNIGHFDSEIDTAFMRKNWEWQEIKPQVHKIYRDKASNNHLILLSEGRLVNLGNATGHPSRIMDGSFANQVLAQIYLWERKFADLPAAEKQSNLYVNVLPKKLDEEVAAEMVRGFGGVITRMTDTQAEYINIPVEGPFKPDSYKY from the coding sequence ATGAACGCCGTTCTCGAAAACAATTTTAGCGATTATAAAGTTGCTGACATCTCACAGGCCGACTATGGCCGCCGCGAAATCGAAATCGCTGAAGGCGAAATGCCTGCGCTGATGGCACTGCGCACCAAGTACAAAGCGGAACAACCCCTGAAAGGCGCAAAGATCATGGGTTGCATTCACATGACCATTCAAACCGCTGTATTGATCGAAACACTGATCGAGCTGGGTGCAGATGTACGCTGGTCTTCCTGTAATATTTTTTCCACACAGGATCACGCTGCTGCTGCAGTCGCCGCTGCCGGCATTCCAGTGTTTGCCTGGAAAGGTGAAACCGAAGAAGAGTTCTGGTGGTGCATAGAGCAAACCGTTCTGAGCGAAGGCAAAGAGTGGGACGCCAATATGATTCTGGACGACGGCGGTGACTTAACCCTGTTGTTACATGACAAATACCCGCACATGCTGGACCGCATTCACGGTATTTCAGAAGAAACCACTACCGGTGTGCACCGTCTGTTGGAAATGCTGGAAAAAGGCACCCTGAAAGTTCCCGCGATCAATGTCAACGACGCCGTAACCAAATCCAAAAACGACAACAAATACGGTTGTCGCCACAGTCTGAGTGACGCCATCAAACGTGGCACCGACCATCTGCTATCCGGTAAGAAAGCGTTAGTGATCGGCTACGGAGACGTAGGCAAAGGATCTGCTGCTTCGTTGCGTCAGGAAGGCATGATTGTGCGGGTCACTGAAATCGATCCGATTTGCGCAATGCAAGCCTGTATGGACGGTTTTGAAGTGTTGTCTCCCTATAACGACGGGATCAATGACGGCAGCGAAAATTGCATTAACACAGCACTGTTGCAGAACACCGATCTGGTGGTTACCACCACCGGTAACGTCAACGTCTGTGATGCCAATATGCTGAAAGGCCTGAAGAACGGCGCAGTCGTATGCAATATCGGTCACTTCGACAGTGAGATTGATACAGCGTTTATGCGTAAGAATTGGGAATGGCAGGAAATTAAGCCTCAGGTTCACAAAATCTACCGCGACAAAGCCAGCAACAACCACTTGATCCTGTTATCCGAAGGTCGTCTGGTCAACCTGGGCAATGCCACAGGCCACCCATCACGCATTATGGATGGATCTTTCGCCAATCAGGTTCTGGCGCAAATCTATTTGTGGGAACGCAAGTTTGCCGACCTGCCTGCAGCAGAAAAGCAATCCAATCTGTATGTAAATGTGCTGCCGAAAAAGCTGGACGAAGAAGTCGCTGCAGAAATGGTGCGTGGCTTTGGCGGGGTGATTACGCGTATGACCGACACCCAGGCGGAATACATTAACATTCCGGTTGAAGGTCCTTTTAAACCAGACAGCTATAAGTACTGA
- the metF gene encoding methylenetetrahydrofolate reductase [NAD(P)H], translated as MNSQTQYDKRYSFEFFPPKTDAGVEKLKRVQQELAAKSPSFFSVTYGAGGSTRDRTFQTVTQVKQNTGISTAPHLSCVGDSKSQLGEILQQYVSNGIERIVALRGDLPSGMGASIGELKYASDLVAFIREQTGDHFHLEVAAYPEMHPQAKSMNADLDAFRAKVEAGANSAITQYFFNIDAYKFFVDSCEKRGLDIPVVPGIMPIINYENLVRFSQMCGAEIPRWIRVRMESYSGDPTSVLQFGEEVITSLCQSLLGMGAPGLHFYTMNQSAPTLAIWDNLDLS; from the coding sequence ATGAATTCACAAACGCAATATGATAAACGCTACAGCTTTGAATTCTTCCCACCAAAGACCGACGCCGGTGTGGAAAAGCTAAAGCGCGTACAACAGGAGCTGGCGGCGAAAAGCCCCAGCTTCTTCTCTGTCACTTATGGTGCCGGCGGCTCTACTCGGGATCGCACGTTTCAAACCGTAACGCAGGTGAAGCAGAATACCGGTATTAGTACTGCACCTCACTTATCTTGTGTAGGGGATAGCAAATCACAATTGGGGGAAATTCTGCAGCAATATGTCTCCAACGGGATTGAGCGTATCGTTGCCCTGCGCGGAGATTTGCCGTCAGGGATGGGAGCCTCTATTGGCGAGCTGAAATACGCCAGTGATCTGGTTGCATTTATCCGCGAACAGACAGGTGATCATTTCCATCTTGAAGTTGCTGCTTATCCGGAAATGCACCCTCAGGCAAAGAGTATGAACGCCGATCTGGACGCCTTCAGAGCCAAAGTGGAAGCCGGTGCCAATAGCGCTATCACTCAGTATTTTTTCAATATCGATGCCTATAAGTTTTTCGTGGATAGCTGCGAAAAAAGAGGACTGGATATTCCGGTGGTACCCGGCATCATGCCCATCATAAATTACGAAAACCTAGTTCGGTTTTCTCAAATGTGCGGTGCAGAAATTCCGCGCTGGATTCGGGTTCGGATGGAATCTTATTCCGGTGATCCAACTTCCGTTCTGCAGTTTGGCGAAGAGGTCATCACCAGTCTGTGCCAGTCACTACTGGGGATGGGCGCGCCCGGTTTGCATTTCTATACAATGAACCAGTCCGCACCGACCCTGGCAATTTGGGATAACCTGGATCTGAGTTAA